Proteins from one Candidatus Neomarinimicrobiota bacterium genomic window:
- the acpS gene encoding holo-ACP synthase, translating into MNVGIDIVETQRIQYLIDTYSTRFLNKVFTEAEQKYCENTGSPYASYAGRFAAKEAIRKALQPMTTLNYLPFLEMEILPGENGVPVSTITRSGINQKLKNISLSISHEKNHAVACALAEEK; encoded by the coding sequence GTGAATGTAGGTATCGATATTGTCGAAACTCAACGGATACAATACCTCATAGACACGTATTCCACCCGTTTTTTAAATAAAGTTTTTACTGAAGCTGAACAAAAATATTGTGAGAATACGGGAAGCCCATACGCCAGTTACGCCGGACGATTCGCCGCTAAAGAGGCCATCCGGAAAGCCCTGCAGCCAATGACGACCCTGAATTATCTCCCTTTTCTGGAAATGGAAATCCTCCCGGGCGAAAATGGGGTCCCGGTTTCTACAATCACTCGTTCGGGCATTAATCAAAAATTAAAGAACATTTCTCTTTCAATTTCTCACGAGAAAAATCACGCAGTGGCATGTGCTCTTGCGGAGGAGAAATAA